In Streptomyces sp. NBC_00414, a single window of DNA contains:
- a CDS encoding ABC transporter permease, with product MAHGTTSRGGTSPQGSTPHGSTPRGTASRGATSVTDAPPDAGVSEAERRTLRKASRRASRKAANGGTFKARLKRDRTLVLMTLPAVLLVLVFNYIPILGNVVAFQEYDPYISDNGFVAIFHSPWVGFEQFSRLFEDSAFWDAVQNTLVLFGLQLLLFFPVPVLLALLINSVIRPRVRAVSQAILYLPHFFSWVLVITVFQQIFGGAGIIAQTLREHGHEGFDLMTDPGIFKFLVTAEGVWKDAGWGVIVFLAALASVSPDLYEASAMDGAGRWRRMWHVTLPALRPVIALLLVLRVGDALTVGFEQILLQRDAVGPGAAEVLDTYVWWNGVRNQDFSYAAAAGLIKGVVSLGLVLAANKIAHLMGEQGVYKK from the coding sequence GTGGCACACGGCACCACTTCACGCGGCGGCACTTCACCACAGGGCAGCACTCCCCACGGCAGCACTCCGCGCGGCACCGCATCGCGCGGCGCCACCTCGGTCACCGACGCACCGCCCGACGCGGGGGTCTCCGAGGCCGAGCGGAGGACCCTGCGCAAGGCGTCGAGGAGGGCATCGAGGAAGGCCGCGAACGGCGGCACGTTCAAAGCCCGCCTCAAGCGGGACCGCACGCTGGTCCTGATGACCCTGCCGGCCGTCCTGCTGGTCCTGGTCTTCAACTACATACCGATCCTGGGCAACGTCGTCGCCTTCCAGGAGTACGACCCGTACATCAGCGACAACGGCTTCGTCGCCATCTTCCACAGCCCCTGGGTCGGCTTCGAGCAGTTCTCGCGGCTGTTCGAGGACTCGGCGTTCTGGGACGCCGTCCAGAACACCCTCGTCCTGTTCGGGCTGCAACTGCTGCTCTTCTTCCCGGTCCCGGTCCTGCTCGCGCTGCTCATCAACAGCGTGATCAGACCCCGGGTGCGGGCGGTGTCCCAGGCGATCCTCTATCTCCCGCACTTCTTCTCCTGGGTGCTGGTCATCACCGTCTTCCAGCAGATCTTCGGCGGCGCCGGCATCATCGCGCAGACCCTGCGAGAGCACGGCCACGAGGGCTTCGACCTCATGACCGACCCGGGGATCTTCAAGTTCCTGGTGACGGCGGAGGGCGTGTGGAAGGACGCCGGCTGGGGCGTCATCGTCTTCCTCGCCGCGCTGGCCTCCGTCAGCCCCGACCTGTACGAGGCCTCCGCGATGGACGGCGCCGGCCGGTGGCGCCGCATGTGGCACGTCACGCTGCCCGCGCTCCGTCCGGTGATCGCCCTGCTCCTGGTGCTGCGCGTCGGGGACGCGCTCACGGTCGGCTTCGAGCAGATCCTGCTCCAGAGGGACGCGGTGGGACCGGGCGCGGCGGAGGTCCTCGACACCTATGTGTGGTGGAACGGCGTCCGCAACCAGGACTTCAGTTACGCGGCGGCGGCCGGCCTGATCAAGGGTGTGGTCAGTCTCGGACTCGTCCTCGCCGCGAACAAGATCGCCCATCTCATGGGCGAGCAGGGGGTGTACAAGAAATGA
- a CDS encoding extracellular solute-binding protein, with product MTPNTSASGPSRRSFLASTAVATAAVAGGMPLLAACGGSDGGKKEGTTSGKDAKKILPTFVAQNVVTPDIASKNGSSLGFTGKLSLADLKTSVSGKLGKGSTIKIMSPFWGTPPKGDNPYYEAMNAKIGAKVVWQNQDGNTYDEKLGAVLASSDMPDVVVIPGWNMGGKIPSAIISKMADLGPYLSGDKVKEYPNLAAVPTDAWQRSIFGGKLRGLPMPSSYVANIVPYYRKDIFDKKGYELPTSAAEFLALAKEITNARAKVWACDDMKWTAFNSFGVLSGSEKSLGWNSVGGKLVYRVETDEYLEALEWTRKLYAAGVVHPDAKAQNQGDSSLRFASGEVLFYNNDISHWWAKTAEQAAQNKDFRIAGMDIFGHDGGDPTLWAGAPASIFAFVNKKASKAVIQDVLAAANVTAAPYGTEEYMLTNYGVEGTHYTLKDGTPTKNDKGNQEVLNAFVMLASPASTIAHPDLPEVAKAQVEWQQRMGAFTKKSSFYGLQIIEPARYTNLSNDFEQLEDDIVRGRKKISDMQQAVSDWKSQGGDKLRDWYGKLLDDSGSAQG from the coding sequence ATGACGCCGAACACCTCCGCCTCCGGCCCCAGCCGGAGAAGCTTCCTCGCCTCCACGGCGGTCGCCACCGCCGCGGTGGCCGGCGGGATGCCGCTGCTGGCCGCCTGCGGTGGCTCCGACGGGGGCAAGAAGGAGGGCACGACCTCGGGCAAGGACGCGAAGAAGATCCTTCCCACCTTCGTGGCGCAGAACGTGGTGACGCCGGACATCGCGTCGAAGAACGGGTCCTCGCTCGGCTTCACCGGCAAGCTCTCGCTCGCCGACCTGAAGACCTCGGTGTCCGGGAAACTCGGCAAGGGCAGCACCATCAAGATCATGTCGCCGTTCTGGGGCACGCCGCCGAAGGGCGACAACCCCTACTACGAGGCGATGAACGCGAAGATCGGCGCGAAGGTCGTCTGGCAGAACCAGGACGGCAACACGTACGACGAGAAGCTCGGCGCGGTGCTCGCCTCCAGCGACATGCCGGACGTCGTGGTGATCCCCGGCTGGAACATGGGCGGCAAGATACCCAGCGCCATCATCAGCAAGATGGCCGACCTCGGCCCCTACCTCTCGGGCGACAAGGTCAAGGAGTACCCGAACCTCGCCGCCGTCCCGACCGACGCCTGGCAGCGCTCCATCTTCGGCGGCAAGCTGCGCGGCCTGCCGATGCCCAGCTCGTACGTCGCCAACATCGTGCCGTACTACCGCAAGGACATCTTCGACAAGAAGGGCTACGAACTCCCCACTTCGGCGGCCGAGTTCCTGGCCCTGGCCAAGGAGATCACCAACGCCAGGGCGAAGGTGTGGGCCTGCGACGACATGAAGTGGACGGCCTTCAACAGCTTCGGTGTGCTGTCCGGCAGCGAGAAGTCGCTCGGCTGGAACTCCGTCGGCGGCAAACTGGTCTACCGCGTCGAGACCGACGAGTACCTCGAAGCGCTGGAGTGGACGCGCAAGCTGTACGCCGCCGGAGTCGTCCACCCGGACGCCAAGGCGCAGAACCAGGGCGACTCGTCCCTGCGCTTCGCCTCGGGCGAGGTCCTCTTCTACAACAACGACATCTCGCACTGGTGGGCCAAGACCGCCGAACAGGCCGCCCAGAACAAGGACTTCCGCATCGCGGGCATGGACATCTTCGGCCACGACGGCGGGGACCCCACGCTGTGGGCCGGCGCGCCCGCGAGCATCTTCGCCTTCGTCAACAAGAAGGCGTCGAAGGCCGTGATCCAGGACGTGCTGGCCGCCGCGAACGTCACCGCCGCGCCGTACGGCACCGAGGAGTACATGCTCACCAACTACGGGGTCGAGGGCACGCACTACACGCTCAAGGACGGCACGCCCACCAAGAACGACAAGGGCAACCAGGAGGTCCTGAACGCCTTCGTGATGCTGGCGAGCCCCGCCTCGACGATCGCGCACCCCGACCTCCCGGAGGTCGCGAAGGCGCAGGTCGAATGGCAGCAGCGGATGGGCGCCTTCACCAAGAAGTCCTCCTTCTACGGTCTCCAGATCATCGAGCCGGCCCGCTACACCAACCTCTCCAACGACTTCGAGCAGCTGGAGGACGACATCGTCCGCGGCCGCAAGAAGATCAGCGACATGCAGCAGGCGGTGTCGGACTGGAAGAGCCAGGGCGGCGACAAGCTGCGGGACTGGTACGGGAAACTGCTGGACGACAGCGGATCCGCGCAGGGGTGA
- a CDS encoding 1,4-beta-glucanase produces MRTPRPSRRAVIAGSTAAAAVIAVPAVAVPAVAAPAAAAPAAAAPATDAPAYRWRNVVIGGTGFVTGVLFHPSVRGLAYARTDIGGAYRWDDRAARWIPLTDHLGWADWNLLGVEAVAVDAAHPDRVYLALGTYAQSWAGNGAVLRSEDRGVTWSRTDLDVKLGANEDGRGAGERLLVDPRDSDTLWLGTRHDGLLKSTDRGATWTVAHGFPAKPGAAGQGVVFLVAAGRSVYAGWGDGDGTPGTANLYRTADGTAWEAVPGQPSGTSAKVPLRAAHDRHTRELYVTYADAPGPNGQSGGSVHKLRTVTGEWAEVTPVEPGGTNPDGSADTFGYGGVAVDARRPGTVVVSTNNRWAAVDTLYRSTDGGGTWTSLKDTAVLDVSETPYLKWGGDEPKFGWWIQALAVDPYDSRHIVYGTGATLYGTRDLKRWAPQVRGLEETSVRQLISPPAGRAHLLSGLGDIGVMYHERLTASPSRGMASNPVFGTATGLAQAAAEPSYVVRTGWGDHGNGARSGDGGRTWTPFAAQPALAKDAPGPIAVNADGGVLLWSFVHWDGTKHPAHRSTDDGATWSEVDSFPKGATPVADPVDPTLFYAYDTDAGTLYGSTDSGRTFTPRAGGLPSGDSQFKVVAAPGRSGDLWLSVKWNGLYRSTDGGVSFSKVDSCWASYTLGFGKAADGGDAGGYPAVYQVGATETVTAVYRSDDEARTWTRINDDAHQWGWTGETVVGDPRVYGRVYLATNGRGIQYGEPAR; encoded by the coding sequence ATGCGCACGCCCCGCCCGAGCAGGCGAGCCGTTATCGCAGGGAGCACGGCCGCCGCTGCCGTGATCGCCGTCCCCGCCGTCGCCGTCCCCGCCGTCGCCGCCCCCGCGGCGGCCGCCCCCGCGGCGGCCGCCCCCGCGACGGACGCGCCCGCCTATCGCTGGCGCAATGTCGTCATCGGGGGGACCGGGTTCGTCACCGGGGTGTTGTTCCATCCGTCCGTACGAGGGCTCGCCTACGCCCGTACCGATATCGGCGGGGCCTATCGGTGGGACGACCGGGCCGCCCGGTGGATCCCGCTCACCGACCATCTCGGGTGGGCCGACTGGAACCTGCTCGGGGTGGAGGCGGTCGCCGTCGACGCCGCGCATCCCGACCGGGTCTACCTCGCCCTCGGTACGTACGCGCAGTCGTGGGCCGGGAACGGGGCTGTGTTGCGGTCCGAGGACCGTGGGGTCACCTGGAGCCGGACCGACCTCGATGTGAAGCTCGGGGCCAACGAGGACGGGCGGGGCGCCGGGGAGCGGCTGCTCGTCGATCCGCGGGACAGCGACACGCTGTGGCTGGGGACGCGGCACGACGGATTGCTGAAGTCCACCGACCGCGGGGCCACCTGGACGGTCGCGCACGGTTTCCCGGCGAAGCCGGGCGCGGCCGGGCAGGGCGTCGTGTTCCTGGTCGCCGCCGGGCGGTCCGTCTATGCCGGCTGGGGTGACGGCGACGGTACCCCGGGCACGGCGAACCTCTACCGCACCGCCGACGGAACGGCGTGGGAGGCCGTTCCCGGGCAGCCCTCCGGCACGTCCGCCAAGGTCCCGCTCCGGGCGGCCCACGACAGGCACACGCGCGAGCTGTACGTGACCTACGCCGACGCGCCCGGCCCCAACGGCCAGTCCGGCGGCAGCGTGCACAAGCTGCGTACCGTGACCGGCGAGTGGGCCGAGGTGACCCCGGTCGAGCCCGGCGGTACGAACCCCGACGGGTCCGCCGACACCTTCGGCTACGGCGGGGTCGCCGTCGACGCCCGCCGCCCGGGCACCGTCGTCGTCTCCACCAACAACCGCTGGGCCGCCGTCGACACGCTGTACCGCTCCACCGACGGCGGCGGTACCTGGACGTCCCTCAAGGACACCGCCGTCCTCGACGTGTCCGAGACCCCCTACCTCAAGTGGGGCGGCGACGAACCGAAGTTCGGCTGGTGGATCCAGGCGCTGGCCGTGGACCCGTACGACTCGCGGCACATCGTGTACGGGACCGGGGCGACCCTCTACGGCACCCGTGATCTGAAGCGCTGGGCGCCGCAGGTCAGGGGGCTGGAGGAGACCTCCGTACGGCAGCTGATCTCGCCCCCGGCCGGGCGGGCGCACCTGCTCAGCGGGCTCGGGGACATCGGGGTGATGTACCACGAGCGGCTCACCGCGTCCCCGTCGCGCGGCATGGCGTCGAACCCCGTCTTCGGGACGGCGACAGGACTCGCCCAGGCAGCCGCGGAACCGTCCTACGTCGTCCGGACGGGCTGGGGCGACCACGGGAACGGCGCCCGCTCCGGCGACGGCGGACGGACCTGGACGCCCTTCGCGGCCCAGCCCGCCCTCGCCAAGGACGCGCCCGGCCCGATCGCCGTCAACGCGGACGGCGGCGTGCTGCTGTGGTCCTTCGTGCACTGGGACGGCACGAAGCATCCGGCCCACCGCTCCACGGACGACGGCGCGACCTGGTCCGAGGTCGACTCCTTCCCGAAGGGCGCGACACCGGTCGCCGACCCGGTCGACCCGACACTCTTCTACGCGTACGACACCGACGCGGGGACCCTGTACGGCAGCACCGACAGCGGTCGTACGTTCACGCCGCGCGCGGGCGGACTGCCGTCGGGGGACAGCCAGTTCAAGGTGGTCGCGGCTCCCGGGCGCTCCGGCGACCTGTGGCTCTCGGTGAAGTGGAACGGGCTCTACCGGTCCACCGACGGAGGCGTGAGCTTCTCGAAGGTGGACAGTTGCTGGGCCTCGTACACCCTCGGGTTCGGCAAGGCCGCCGACGGTGGTGACGCCGGCGGGTATCCGGCGGTCTACCAGGTCGGCGCCACGGAGACCGTCACCGCCGTGTACCGCTCCGACGACGAGGCGCGTACCTGGACGCGGATCAACGACGACGCCCATCAGTGGGGCTGGACCGGAGAGACCGTCGTGGGCGACCCGCGCGTGTACGGCCGGGTGTACCTGGCGACCAACGGGCGCGGCATCCAGTACGGGGAGCCCGCCCGATGA
- a CDS encoding glycoside hydrolase family 3 C-terminal domain-containing protein, with translation MTAQTPPFRDSQLPFAKRIDDLLSRLTLDERVAMLHQFGPAVERLGIAAFRTGQEALHGVAWMGPATVFPQAVGLGATWNEELVRRVGEAVSTETRAMRSRDDRVGLNVWAPTVNLLRHPLWGRNEEGYSEDPKLTSAIATAYTRGLRGDHPAYWRTAPVLKHWLAHNNETDRATASSSVRPRVLHEYDLRAFRETVEAGAVAGVMPAYNLVNGRPNHVSPYLGEHLRAWTDQDLLVCSDAGAPSNLVDSEHYFDTHEEATAASLLAGVDSFTDHGTDSSKIVERVQGALEQGLLTEADIDAAVRRQLAVRFRLGEFDPLLDPYADSKDFDTPAHRALAREAAEQAVVLLKNDGLLPLTGTGTRIAVVGLLADECKLDWYSGTLIHRSTPLEGLYDRFGADRVHFAEGVDRVRLKTSDGTYLNVPRADDAGDEVRGAEGALDPALLAGRTDLPPLTTDATGTELALIDWGEGVLTFRAPDGRYLSVAEDGFVRASADQPGGWVVQETFRLEPVGSAETGTGTRHGNGHLLKHVGTGRYVSVTADGVKVADENPAILELEITERGEAAVARAAASADVVLVVAGNDPHINGRETEDRTTLALPAHQRRLLDAARAANPRTALIVTSSYPYAFDPADLPAVLWTAHGGQAAGTALARVLAGDVSPAGRLPQTWYASDADLPDLLDYDVIGGRQTYLYFEGTPLFPFGHGLSYASFTYGDFAASVREESAHVTFTVTNTGDTAADEVAQLYGRPVAPSVPRPRRELLAHRRVHVPAGASTELSFELPLSALEFWDVAHGGRRLEPGGYELLAGASAEDIRLSGTIEPAGTPSAPRPVLELGLDAAGFDAQTGAGIVDRTKLSGDAVTPTNPDATGGAAELVYRACDFGPAARSVTVEVSGEGTLELALGDGQVIAHLDIAPTTGPYAYTSVTTPFDASGVHDLRVELRGPLRLSRVGFSG, from the coding sequence GTGACTGCACAAACGCCGCCTTTCCGCGACTCGCAGCTGCCGTTCGCGAAGCGCATCGACGATCTTCTGTCGCGACTCACCCTCGACGAACGGGTGGCGATGCTGCACCAGTTCGGGCCCGCGGTGGAGCGCCTCGGCATCGCCGCGTTCCGCACCGGCCAGGAGGCCCTGCACGGGGTGGCCTGGATGGGCCCCGCGACCGTGTTCCCGCAGGCGGTCGGCCTGGGCGCGACCTGGAACGAGGAGTTGGTGCGCCGGGTCGGCGAGGCCGTCTCCACCGAGACCCGCGCCATGCGCTCGCGCGACGACCGCGTCGGCCTCAACGTCTGGGCGCCCACGGTGAATCTGCTGCGCCACCCCCTGTGGGGCCGCAACGAGGAGGGCTACTCGGAGGACCCGAAGCTGACCTCGGCGATCGCCACCGCGTACACCCGGGGGCTGCGCGGCGACCATCCCGCCTACTGGCGCACGGCGCCGGTCCTCAAGCACTGGCTGGCGCACAACAACGAGACGGACCGCGCCACCGCGTCGAGTTCGGTGCGCCCCAGGGTGCTGCACGAGTACGATCTGCGGGCCTTCCGCGAGACGGTCGAGGCGGGCGCGGTGGCCGGTGTGATGCCCGCGTACAACCTGGTCAACGGCCGCCCCAACCATGTGTCGCCGTATCTGGGCGAGCATCTGCGCGCCTGGACGGACCAGGACCTGCTGGTCTGCTCGGACGCGGGCGCGCCCTCGAACCTGGTCGACTCCGAGCACTACTTCGACACGCACGAGGAGGCGACGGCCGCGTCGCTGCTCGCCGGCGTCGACAGCTTCACCGACCACGGCACGGACAGCTCGAAGATCGTCGAACGTGTCCAGGGCGCCCTGGAACAAGGCCTGTTGACCGAGGCAGACATCGACGCGGCGGTCCGCCGCCAGCTCGCGGTCCGCTTCCGCCTCGGTGAGTTCGACCCGCTCCTGGACCCGTACGCGGACTCCAAGGACTTCGACACGCCCGCGCACCGGGCCCTCGCCCGGGAGGCCGCGGAGCAGGCGGTCGTCCTGCTCAAGAACGACGGCCTGCTCCCCCTCACCGGGACAGGCACCCGTATCGCGGTGGTCGGCCTCCTCGCCGACGAGTGCAAGCTCGACTGGTACAGCGGCACCCTCATCCACCGCTCCACACCGCTGGAGGGCCTGTACGACCGCTTCGGCGCCGACCGCGTGCACTTCGCCGAGGGCGTGGACCGCGTACGCCTGAAGACCTCCGACGGTACGTATCTGAACGTGCCGCGGGCCGACGACGCGGGCGACGAGGTCCGCGGGGCCGAGGGCGCGCTGGACCCGGCCCTCCTCGCGGGCCGCACCGACCTGCCCCCGCTCACCACCGACGCCACGGGCACCGAACTCGCCCTGATCGACTGGGGCGAGGGCGTCCTCACGTTCCGCGCTCCCGACGGCCGCTACCTCTCGGTCGCCGAGGACGGCTTCGTGCGCGCCTCCGCGGACCAGCCCGGCGGCTGGGTCGTCCAGGAGACGTTCCGGCTGGAACCCGTCGGTTCCGCGGAGACCGGGACCGGAACTCGGCACGGGAACGGGCACCTCCTGAAACATGTCGGTACGGGTCGCTACGTCTCTGTCACCGCCGACGGCGTAAAGGTTGCCGACGAGAACCCGGCGATCCTCGAACTGGAGATCACGGAACGCGGCGAGGCCGCGGTGGCCCGTGCGGCGGCCTCGGCCGACGTCGTCCTCGTGGTCGCGGGCAACGACCCGCACATCAACGGGCGCGAGACGGAGGACCGCACCACCCTCGCCCTCCCCGCCCACCAGCGGCGGCTGCTGGACGCGGCACGGGCCGCCAACCCGCGCACGGCCCTGATCGTCACGTCCTCGTACCCCTACGCCTTCGACCCCGCCGACCTCCCCGCCGTCCTCTGGACGGCCCACGGCGGCCAGGCGGCCGGCACCGCGCTGGCCCGCGTCCTGGCGGGGGACGTCTCCCCGGCGGGCCGACTGCCCCAGACCTGGTACGCCTCCGACGCGGACCTGCCGGACCTCCTCGACTACGACGTGATCGGCGGCCGACAGACGTATCTGTACTTCGAGGGCACCCCGCTCTTCCCGTTCGGCCACGGCCTGTCGTACGCGTCCTTCACGTACGGGGACTTCGCGGCGAGCGTCAGGGAGGAGTCCGCGCACGTCACCTTCACGGTCACCAACACCGGTGACACGGCGGCCGACGAGGTGGCGCAGCTCTACGGCCGCCCCGTGGCCCCGTCCGTGCCACGCCCCCGCCGTGAACTGCTGGCCCACCGCCGGGTCCACGTTCCCGCGGGCGCCTCCACGGAACTCTCCTTCGAACTCCCGCTCTCCGCCTTGGAGTTCTGGGACGTGGCGCACGGCGGACGGCGTCTGGAGCCCGGCGGGTACGAACTTCTCGCGGGCGCGTCCGCCGAGGACATCCGCCTGAGCGGGACGATCGAGCCGGCCGGAACCCCGTCCGCCCCGCGCCCGGTCCTCGAACTCGGCCTGGACGCGGCCGGTTTCGACGCGCAGACGGGCGCCGGGATCGTCGACCGTACGAAGCTGTCGGGCGACGCGGTGACGCCCACGAACCCGGACGCGACCGGTGGGGCCGCGGAACTCGTCTACCGGGCCTGTGACTTCGGCCCGGCGGCCCGGTCCGTCACGGTCGAGGTGTCGGGCGAGGGCACCCTCGAACTGGCCCTGGGCGACGGGCAGGTGATCGCCCACCTGGACATCGCCCCCACGACGGGCCCGTACGCCTACACGTCCGTGACCACCCCGTTCGACGCGTCCGGCGTCCACGACCTGCGCGTCGAACTGCGTGGCCCGCTGCGGCTCTCGCGCGTCGGCTTCTCCGGCTGA
- a CDS encoding carbohydrate ABC transporter permease, with the protein MSAVTEGSVTEDRPKAAGRKASGPEGLGRWAAPPRPVWEEEPRKAGLAGKGIALTIACLGVLFPLWIVVVTSLSTKQTISEAGGLVLIPRDITFIAYQELLSGGQVTRATVVSLGVTLVGTLFSMTVSILSAYGLSRIGSLGHRWFLMILLATMFFGAGLIPTYLLVQSLGLTDTYLALILPSAISVFNILVLRAFFMGISPELTDSARIDGAGDWRILWQIVIPLSRAVIAVITLFYAVGYWSAWFNASIYLSDQDMMPLQNVMIQLVQKQEPPVGLGQAIKTGQLSALAVQMAVMVLALLPVAFLSPFVQKHFKKGMLTGAVKG; encoded by the coding sequence ATGAGTGCCGTGACGGAGGGCTCCGTGACCGAGGATCGGCCGAAGGCCGCGGGGCGGAAGGCTTCCGGCCCCGAGGGGCTCGGCCGCTGGGCGGCCCCGCCGAGGCCCGTCTGGGAGGAGGAGCCGCGCAAGGCCGGGCTCGCGGGCAAGGGCATCGCCCTGACCATCGCCTGCCTGGGCGTGCTGTTCCCGCTGTGGATCGTCGTCGTCACCAGCTTGTCCACGAAGCAGACCATCAGCGAGGCCGGCGGGCTGGTGCTGATCCCCCGGGACATCACCTTCATCGCCTACCAGGAGCTGCTGAGCGGCGGCCAGGTCACCCGCGCCACCGTCGTCAGCCTGGGCGTCACCCTCGTCGGCACGCTGTTCTCGATGACGGTGTCGATCCTCTCCGCGTACGGGCTCTCGCGCATCGGGTCGCTCGGGCACCGCTGGTTCCTGATGATCCTGCTCGCCACGATGTTCTTCGGCGCCGGGCTCATCCCCACGTATCTGCTGGTGCAGTCGCTGGGGCTGACGGACACGTATCTGGCGCTGATCCTGCCGAGCGCGATCAGTGTCTTCAACATCCTGGTGCTGCGCGCGTTCTTCATGGGCATCTCGCCGGAACTCACCGACAGCGCGCGGATCGACGGGGCGGGGGACTGGCGGATCCTCTGGCAGATCGTGATCCCGCTGTCCCGCGCCGTCATCGCGGTGATCACGCTCTTCTACGCCGTCGGGTACTGGAGCGCCTGGTTCAACGCGTCGATCTATCTGAGCGATCAGGACATGATGCCGCTGCAGAACGTCATGATCCAGCTCGTCCAGAAGCAGGAACCTCCGGTGGGGCTGGGGCAGGCGATCAAGACGGGGCAACTGTCCGCGCTCGCCGTGCAGATGGCTGTGATGGTGCTGGCGTTGTTGCCTGTGGCGTTTCTTTCGCCGTTCGTCCAGAAGCATTTCAAGAAGGGGATGTTGACCGGGGCGGTCAAAGGCTGA
- a CDS encoding beta-galactosidase: protein MTGPTTVDEGRARPGLAGAARGRVLFGGDYNPEQWPEDTWHEDVRLMREAGVNSVTLGVFSWAKLEPSPGVREFGWLDRLTDLMHENGIGVVLATPTSSPPPWLGRLHPDTLPVDADGRTEWWGGRQHFSHSSATYRRYAAAITEDLAARYGSHPALTMWHVNNEYCTYDWGDEAAGTFRRWLRDRYATLDALNTAWGTAFWSQGYGDWQEILPPRRAHYMNNPSQVLDFKRYTSDMLLECYVAERDIVRRYSPDLPVTTNFMPMWAGQDAWRWAREEDVVSVDLYPDPRDPFGAQDGALVQDMTRSQARGPWMLMEQAAGSVNWRGVNHPKPRGLNRLWSLQAVARGADAVCYFQWRQSRQGAEKFHSGMVGHAGEQGRTYQEVKQLGAELARIGGEVTGSHSTSEVAILHEWNAWWAGAQDGRLSQEVDHPQIVRAWHRALWEAHITTDFAHPEHDLSAYKLVVVPQLYLLTDTAIGNLVAYVRGGGTLVCGFLTGVADEDDRVRTGGMDARLRELFGIRILHERWPLGPGEHAECDGFRGTLWSEEIEPLTEAGDVVAHSLYKGGELDGLPAVLRRGRAWYVSTLPEPDALRALLEGVAADAGVRPVLEGLPAQVEAVRRGDLLFVLNHGRDPVTAAVPGTYRDLLGAQQVTDSLELGRYGVAVLAR, encoded by the coding sequence ATGACCGGGCCGACAACCGTGGACGAAGGCCGCGCGCGCCCCGGTCTCGCCGGCGCCGCCCGTGGCCGCGTCCTCTTCGGCGGCGACTACAACCCCGAGCAGTGGCCCGAGGACACCTGGCACGAGGACGTACGCCTGATGAGGGAGGCGGGCGTCAACTCCGTCACTCTCGGCGTCTTCTCCTGGGCGAAGCTCGAACCGAGCCCAGGGGTCCGGGAGTTCGGCTGGCTGGACCGGCTGACGGACCTCATGCACGAGAACGGCATCGGGGTCGTCCTCGCCACGCCCACCTCCTCGCCCCCGCCCTGGCTGGGCCGGCTACACCCGGACACCCTGCCCGTCGACGCGGACGGCCGCACCGAGTGGTGGGGAGGCCGCCAGCACTTCTCGCACTCCAGCGCCACCTACCGCCGCTACGCCGCCGCCATCACCGAGGACCTGGCCGCCCGCTACGGGAGCCACCCCGCCCTCACGATGTGGCACGTCAACAACGAGTACTGCACCTACGACTGGGGCGACGAGGCGGCCGGCACCTTCCGCCGCTGGCTCCGGGACAGGTACGCAACCCTCGACGCGCTCAACACGGCCTGGGGAACGGCCTTCTGGAGCCAGGGATACGGCGACTGGCAGGAGATCCTGCCCCCGCGCCGCGCCCACTACATGAACAACCCCAGCCAGGTGCTCGACTTCAAGCGCTACACGTCCGACATGCTCCTGGAGTGTTACGTCGCCGAGCGCGACATCGTCCGCCGGTACTCCCCGGACCTGCCGGTGACCACCAACTTCATGCCGATGTGGGCGGGCCAGGACGCCTGGCGGTGGGCGCGGGAGGAGGACGTCGTCTCCGTCGACCTCTATCCGGATCCGCGCGACCCCTTCGGCGCGCAGGACGGCGCGCTCGTCCAGGACATGACCCGCTCCCAGGCCCGCGGGCCGTGGATGCTGATGGAACAGGCCGCGGGCTCGGTCAACTGGCGGGGTGTCAACCACCCCAAGCCCCGCGGCCTCAACCGGCTCTGGTCCCTCCAGGCCGTCGCCCGGGGTGCCGACGCCGTCTGCTACTTCCAGTGGCGGCAGTCCCGGCAGGGCGCGGAGAAGTTCCACTCGGGCATGGTCGGCCACGCGGGGGAGCAGGGGCGCACCTACCAGGAGGTCAAGCAGCTCGGCGCCGAACTCGCCCGCATAGGAGGTGAGGTGACGGGCAGTCACTCGACCTCCGAAGTCGCCATTCTCCACGAGTGGAACGCCTGGTGGGCGGGCGCGCAGGACGGCCGGCTCTCCCAGGAGGTCGACCACCCGCAGATCGTGCGGGCCTGGCACCGCGCCCTGTGGGAAGCGCACATCACCACGGACTTCGCGCACCCCGAGCACGACCTGTCCGCGTACAAGCTCGTCGTCGTGCCACAGCTCTACCTGCTCACCGACACCGCGATCGGCAACCTCGTCGCGTACGTACGAGGAGGGGGCACCCTGGTCTGCGGCTTCCTGACCGGGGTCGCGGACGAGGACGACCGGGTACGGACCGGTGGCATGGACGCCCGGCTGCGGGAGCTCTTCGGCATCCGGATCCTGCACGAGCGGTGGCCGCTCGGCCCCGGCGAGCACGCCGAGTGCGACGGCTTCCGGGGCACGCTGTGGTCGGAGGAGATCGAGCCCCTGACCGAGGCCGGGGACGTCGTCGCGCACTCCCTCTACAAGGGCGGCGAACTCGACGGACTGCCCGCCGTGCTGCGCAGAGGGCGGGCCTGGTACGTCTCCACGCTCCCCGAACCCGACGCGCTGCGCGCGCTGTTGGAGGGCGTGGCCGCCGACGCGGGGGTGCGGCCGGTGCTCGAAGGACTGCCCGCGCAGGTGGAGGCCGTACGCCGGGGGGACCTGCTCTTCGTCCTCAACCACGGGCGCGACCCGGTCACGGCGGCGGTGCCGGGGACGTACCGGGACCTGCTCGGTGCACAACAGGTCACGGACTCGCTGGAGCTGGGCCGGTACGGAGTGGCGGTGCTCGCACGATGA